A region of Aedes albopictus strain Foshan unplaced genomic scaffold, AalbF5 HiC_scaffold_167, whole genome shotgun sequence DNA encodes the following proteins:
- the LOC109401023 gene encoding ragulator complex protein LAMTOR4 homolog, which produces MLELDTRPLPDQIGYLVMSEDGAVLASGGEMENDERSANIISGLLTLTESVDPAVFKKRSCKKISIVYEEHSYTICLSNKKIYVVKRRNSSHQNGAVGSDADGRNILA; this is translated from the exons ATGCTGGAGCTGGACACTCGTCCCCTTCCGGATCAGATCGGATATCTGGTCATGTCCGAGGATGGAGCAGTGCTCGCTTCCGGTGGAGAGATGGAAAACGATGAACGGAGTGCGAACATCATCAGCGGGTTGTTGACATTGACGGAAAG TGTCGATCCGGCTGTTTTTAAAAAGCGTTCGTGCAAGAAGATTTCGATAGTATACGAGGAACACAGCTACACCATTTGTCTTTCCAATAAAAAGATCTACGTTGTGAAGCGCCGTAACAGCTCGCACCAGAATGGCGCTGTTGGTAGCGACGCTGACGGAAGAAACATTCTGGCCTAG
- the LOC109420866 gene encoding large ribosomal subunit protein mL46 gives MSFMITKSVLGTGRAILMRHASTKATAASAPVKEKWDIYAGVLVERLPVITKTMAPIEAKFKSMLDQIEFENSLKSNHEVRKEVEKRQAELLKAGKIDLDSETLKQTAQDLEDAYNDEFSKFKPAPRITEADKKNDVKSLSRKLEETLVLLTEQKLGDKSYFLLPQGKYSPSESLRQTAERALKENVGDGLKVTFYGNAPVGFYKYKYPSTTRQEAVGAKVFFFRCTLNPGSQNVTDKKVKFQWLDQSELEKTLKEPYYHSVAQFLV, from the exons atgagttttatgaTTACAAAATCTGTATTAGGCACTGGTCGTGCCATCCTGATGCGACACGCATCAACCAAGGCCACAGCAGCTTCTGCACCAGTCAAAGAAAAATGGGACATCTACGCGGGAGTGCTGGTGGAGAGATTGCCGGTGATCACCAAAACCATGGCGCCCATCGAGGCTAAATTCAAG AGCATGTTGGACCAAATTGAGTTTGAAAACAGTCTCAAATCCAATCACGAAGTTCGCAAGGAGGTGGAGAAGCGCCAAGCGGAACTACTAAAGGCCGGGAAGATCGACCTGGACTCAGAAACGCTGAAACAAACTGCCCAAGATTTGGAAGATGCGTATAACGATGAGTTCAGCAAATTTAAACCCGCCCCACGGATCACGGAAGCCGACAAGAAGAATGATGTAAAATCACTTAGCCGAAAGCTGGAGGAAACGCTCGTTTTACTGACGGAACAAAAGCTAGGCGATAAAAGCTACTTCCTGCTTCCACAAGGAAAGTACTCGCCGAGCGAATCCTTACGGCAGACGGCCGAACGGGCATTGAAAGAGAACGTGGGAGATGGACTTAAGGTGACATTCTACGGAAACGCTCCGGTTGGGTTCTACAAGTACAAATACCCAAGTACGACGCGACAGGAGGCAGTTGGGGCAAAAGTGTTTTTCTTTCGATGCACGCTGAATCCTGGCAGTCAGAACGTGACGGATAAAAAGGTCAAGTTTCAGTGGTTGGACCAGTCCGAACTGGAGAAAACACTTAAAGAACCGTATTATCATAGTGTAGCACAATTTCTGGTGTAA